In Megalobrama amblycephala isolate DHTTF-2021 linkage group LG21, ASM1881202v1, whole genome shotgun sequence, the genomic stretch AGCTTTAGACAACTGAGCTGAAGTTCGAAAATCAAAGTCACAACATAGGAATATTCCAAatctgaatttgaatttgaattcagCATTAATTTCTGACCCTGCTCTTGCACACtttgactgtattttttttaattaagggCTGCACACTAGAAAAATCTCTGCAGCATTTGACGAGTAGGAATGCATAGGGTCCGATTTGAAGGTGTAGAAATAGCCAGGGCTgtatttcccaaaagcatcatagGCCTTAGTAGATCTTGGAGAACATTGGTGTCAGTGGTTTCTACAGTCTACTTAGGCTTGCGATGTTGTTGGGAAATACAGCACAGGTCATTTTGAAATCACTTGGATTTTGAAAAATTACGACTGGACCCATTATTCCAAAATTTAAATTTGTCAACGTATGACCAATCAAAAGGtgcattacttttgcatttttCCTCTGCAACGCACAGATACCATCGTAATTATGGATTTGCAGCATTCACTAAAGTATCATAAACTATAGGTCTTTGCAAGGTTGATCAATTATAGTCATGCTCCTGCAAGATTTGTATCTTGCTCCCACaaagttttatattttgtcCCGCTCCCATCCACATCTTTCACACTTCGTACCACTTTCAGCCCTCAGGGTGAGGTTTACATTACACCccctctcctgtatgattttgTCTCGTTCCAGTACCAAAGGCAGTTTTTTACAATACCCCCTTTCcgacacatatacacacacacacaatggttTAGACCTCACATTGTTGTCTttgtaatctctcaaccagtgtttaaaccgcagaaagacatcaataaaacagcttgagaataatatctcacatagcgttacatttacctcaggcaagtcatttagtgtccacagcatgttagttcactaactctagaggggagcattttattaaatataagcactatattagcttatatattcattatatttactttatctATTGGTAATGtcttatttaatatatgtttaaatacatttgtcatgaaaacaagttaggAAAGTAACtgtataaatgattatatttcaaaaatgaattggagtattggattttttatttttattatttgaatgtAGATTACTATATCTAAAAAATAAGTAGCAACTGAATTTTATAGTttaggctctgttgttaattttatgtttagttttctctccCCTGCTGTACTGAACCcataccgaaccgtgacttcaatacCGAGGTATGTACCAAACCGTCACGTTTGTGTACCGTTACCCCTAATACTTCCCTCCTGTATTCAGCATTCCTGTTCCGCACTCTGTTGCATCGGGTCCAACAGATCCTGTGATAGTCTCACGGGATTGCAGACCTCAACCATAAACCCTAGTTAAGTAGTTAGGCATCCCGGACAAAATCTGAAATTTTGTTTCAATTACCCATTAAaaattgacattaaaaatatttcagtcATACTTTGATCCGAACAACTCTTCCAAACAACAATTCTTCCACCTCCACTTGAAATAACCAATGAAACATCATTTAGATATATCAAATTACACTTGTTACTTTACAAGTCAGATGTCTGACCTTGAGTGTCATTCCAGTGGTCATTTTCAAGTACAAAATTGGAGAATTCCAATTTCCAGTCATGCTGCATTTCAGACAACTTAACCTGGAATTCTCTTAGCTCCACTTGGAACAACCAATAGAATGACATTTAGAAATTGTCAAATGATGCTACCCACTTCACAAAATCAATGTCCAAACTTGAGTAGCGTTCCAGTGGTCGATTTTCAAGTacagcccaaagtatacttcattgtTTACGCATATGCGAGGGTCAGTGTACAGTGCGTGatgcaaattttgtcatcagaagagtatgcaCAGGTCGCACATGCACATTGTTTTTGcaataattagtttatccacaaggtggcaaccgtgccctTGAGTaacctgcataaacagaacataccggaacgcatgcaagctacagcaacAATCGAGGCCTACGTAGAtgagagattgtgtgaagaggttataaagtaccctcatttgtacaactctagcatgaataaatacaaatatatttacattgttTGTAACTCGTGGCAGGAGATTGCTCTAAACTGTGCATGAGCAACGCCTGTGTATACGTACGAGACGAATAAGGTATACTTTTTGCAAGGTTGTGCGTTCGACAGGGCTTAAAAAGTCTGGAAAGTCCAAGTCTTTTCCAAGTCTAGAAAGTAGCAATAAATACATTACATGGAACTAAATGCTGAAAGAAAGTAGATCTCCAGAATCTGTATTAAGCACCCCTACTCTAAACCTTaattatttgcaacaaacaaatcCAAAGAAAACTATCCCTACTTCCTCCCGCAGGTCACAGACTCTTCACTACTCCTTTTTAAACGTGGACAAGCACAGTCAATGGATGGATTCACTCATGGAGTCGGCTCCTGATGCCAGGCCGTCAGACTGCTTGGacgaagaggaagaggaggaggacaCCACCTCCAACAAATCAGACTACACTGGACACGTCCTGGCGCTCAACGGCCACAAGAAGTACTTCTGCTTATTCAGACCTGTGTTTACAGGGGAGGAAGCCGAATGTAGCAGGTGGTCCGACGAGGACGCGGCGACGGCCGGGCCAAGCAAAGCCTCGAGGTCCCGGTCAAGTTCCCGACAGAAGGCCACCACTCTGGAGATCCACCACAAACTGGACCGGCTGGGTCTGTGGATGGAGAGGCTTATGGAGGGAACTCTACCAAGACACTATGTTCCGGCCTGGCCCGGTCTGGACACTATAACGCCACAGAAATAAGACTCCCGTTGGTCTTCAGGCCTATTGCAGGAGGCATGCTGTAGTGACGTGAAAGATGTTGAATTCTAGCTTTCAGCATCTTCTCTATCCAAATTACTTGGTTATTTTGTAAGATATTAAGTTATTCTGTTAAACGCACTGGTTATGAGTAGAGGTGTTCTTCGTTTAGAGCACCATGTGCTCGTCTGCTGCTTTAGGGGCAAAACTCCTTTCCATCTGCAACGTACACTGTCTTTTTGCTAGTATGGTTGTTTCATTACTGTATGGAGGCCAATATCCAGATAAAGCCACTTTGTGTAGCTTCCAACAGGGCTAATGTGTCTCAACACGGCTGGGTATATGGCGGCTACGGCCCAACCTTATGATTTTGTCCAGGGCCCTGTGAATTCAAGCGATGGCCCTGGCTTCAGAAGCAGTTTGTAGTAAGGTAACCTTTCTGCCTTTTTTCCAGTCACTATTTGGATTATAGAAATTAGAaattgtgtgtatgtttgtgtgtggggGAAAGGTTTAGTCAACCCATTCTCCTTATGCAAAATCTCTAACTAAAAATTTACTAAACTGTGGTGCATGAAAGGTCACTATGTTATGTTTTGAAAACTTGAGAAGATGCTTAGGTTTTACTGCCATTTGTGCATGTGCTGCCTTTCCTCAAACCGCATActttaatttcatttgtttcatgttttgCACTTTGATGACTTGCTTAGGattctttaattcataaacttaataatatttaaatagagGTTCTAACTGTATCTGAAATATCATAACCAGTTGAATCAGGTTAAGAATGTCTCTAGATCAACAGTTGGCATTttcttttaagaaaatgacTTCTTTTTTATGTTGCACTTTTTTGTGGTTAATTTGCATATCATGtgcattgtttaaaaataataataaagtttgtaCTGTAGCAACATGGGTACACTCCTATTTGTAACTGTATTCACtgtatttattcaaaaataataatttcaaacTTTAATGTATATACATTACAAATGTACATTCAGCATTccctaatacattattaaacacCATTAATCCTCTTTCTAACTACACAGTAAAACTCTCATGtacaaagactttttttttttttttcgagtcGTCAGCTCCTCAAAACTCATTCCGTATATTCACTTTTTTCATTCTCAAGTCCTCGGGACCAAAAGACGCAGGCAGCAGTTCCTCAACGGTCATCTCCACATAGGAACCATCCGGTTTGGACAAATACACGTCCCAGTTTGCACCAAACTAggtgaaaacaaaaataacacgtttaatgaaatctgagtaAGCTGCTTGTTTAATTGATGTGAAATACTTTGGTAAATGACACTTGCCTCCCTCATGAACTGCCTGCAGCCTCCACAGGGGGAAATGAAGTGCTCACACATATCACTGAAAGAGCAGAAGACACTTACACTAATGCTGTATATTATACTAAGAGAGTCATCTTCCAAATATGGTTACAAATGTTATAGCACTTCTATGCAGCCACTAGAGGGCCTGCTGAATACAGAAGAAGTTTACCTCGCAATAGCAATGGCTTTGAAATCCCTGTAGCCCTCTGATACAGCTTTTGAGATGGCAATTCTCTCAGCACAGATTCCCAAGTTGAAGCATGCGTTTTCCACATTACAGCCTTAATAAAATTTCATAATTGATTTCAGTTATTATTAACATACTGTGGCCCCTGTTTAAAACTGTATGAATCCAAGAGTCCAAATATGTTACATCACACTGTAAACAGACATGACAAATAAACGTGATATAAGGTACATCTTGTATGTGTTTTGTACAGAGTGTTATTTCTATTGGCTGGTCAGAAAGGGGGCCTGTCAGATCAGGGGCCAAGGTTTTTATTTACTTTCTGTGACGACAACAACGTCCTCTCACTGTGTTGCTGCACATGGTCATTAAACAACACTAAAAGTGCTGTTTCACAGCAGTTCAAGGCTGTGAGAGAGCGATCAACTGTAATACTTAATTGTATTAacggattagttcactttcaaattaaaatttcctgataatttactcacccccatgtcatccaagatgtccatgtctttctttcttcagtcgaaaagaaattaaggtttttgatgtaaacattccaggatttttctccatatagtggacttcaatggcctccaaatggttgaaggtcaaaatgacagtttcagtgcagcttcaaagcgttctacacgatcccagacgaggaataagagtcttatctagagaaaccatcgctcattttctaaaaaaatttatacattttaaccataaatgctttaaccataaaattttatacattttgaccATTATGCTCATCTtcaactagctctcttcttctctattagaattattagtgttattaatattagtgtggacactgctaagtgtattactgccctccacaggtcaaagtttgaactaaattgtcttattcaatatgctagtgcaagtatataacaattagttcaaactttgacctgtggagggcagtaatacacttagcagcgtctacactgctggaattctaatagagaagaagaagagagctagttcaagatgagcatttatggttaaaccgtatatacatttttatttttattttcagaaaatgagtgatggtttctctagataagacccttattctcatctggtatcgtttaaagccctttgaagctgcaatgaaactgtaattttgaccttcaaccgtctggaggccattgaagtccactataaagagatatatcctggaatgttttcatcaaaaaccttaatttcttttcaactgaagagagaaagacatgaacatcttggatgacatgggggtgagtaaattatcaggaaattttaattttcctTTCAGAGTTTCTTTAGTTAGTGAGAGCATTAGCCTTTTGAGACCAACAGAAATCAACATCCGGAACATGTATGCTAAATAACCGTGCACTCAATTTTAAATTACTCTAAAAACTGACAATATTTTTGATCATACAGCACAATTTAATACGTCACTCAGTCATTATCATAtggggacatggtgatggaaaaaaataatttcagtgCTTTTGCATTtgttcacaaaatgtttgcattctctcgcaaaAATATTGTGTTTCCCCCGTTACGTTTGcttgcaaaagcattgaaatggaAGCTGTGTTCGAAATCGCCCTCTATATACCTCAATCACTATTCACTACATAactccactaatatagtccacttaaattaatgaatgaaatcgACTTTGAAAGGTAAATTCGGACACTGAGTGTGCAGAAGGCCTTGCCGCTTTTTCATAGTTTGaactaaagggttagttcacccaaaaatgaaaattctgtcattaattactcacccttatatcATTCCAGAacctcagaacacaaattaagaaatttgaTGAAATCCAGGAGCTCCATAGACAGCGAtataattaccactttcaaggcccagaaaagtagtaaaaaattttaaaatagtcaacatgactacagtggttcaacctaaaTTTTATGACGCTACGAGAATACTTTATTcgtctcttccctgtcattctcctatgctttTTACATTCAGCGCTCATCAGAATGCCAagtcattattggccggctcctgcggcagcatcacacgcatgcgtcgtgctgctcacatgaacagcgtcggccaatagtgagttggcgttctgacgtagaacctggaagctctgaatgtaaacagcgtaggagaatgacagggaagagacaaatcacaagtcattatttttttgtttttgctcacaaaaagcattctagcttcataatattaaggttgaaccactgtagtcacatgggtAATTATAATGatgttttactacttttctgggccttgaatgtggtaattatgttgctcttggatttcatcaaaaatatcttaatttgtgttccgaaaatgaacaaaggtcttacgggtttagaatgacatgagggtgagtaattaatgacagaaatttcatttttaggtgaactaatcaattaaaaatgaatttacacCTGTATGATATGACGCTGTACCCACGGTACAGTTTGgtaaatgatggatggattagCTACATAACTCCATCTCTTCAAGATGTGGGAATTCATTCGGCACGACCATcacacagtgcattatgggtactCTAGCAGAGTCggttgtacactcgttattgcagtgaattgaatgagtgcactcgataACATCCACTGTGGTATTTCGACATCACTACAACTGGCTGTCCCTCAAATAGTGCcgtatttaagggtataggggcGATTTCGGACATAgccatttcacgagttcacatatatacatataattagATAGAGAAAGtaatgcgtatttggcgtgctgtccagggggagggctccgagctcggaattttggcccgaacccagagtactccccccggaTGTGGTTATGAGCGGTAGAATGTAGATGcgaggagatggggtggtggagggatgctgataaactgtcaATCGAACGTTGGTAAGTCTGCAGTATATATACCTCCGTTGGTTGATTAGCTGAATGCTTTCCTCCGGTGATAATTAGTCTAATTATCTGCacctgctcctcccgaattttgttaatgaaACATCATATATTTTTTCCAGCCACCTCATATTAtttctacggagcccctaaagagatatgatgaagaagaagaaaatatgaaatgggaggaaaattttcattttgcgttcccccaagaaactttgcatttcaATCACAAAGAACACAAGGTTTTGCAAGCGAATGCAAAGGTTCTTGGGGGAACGAAAAACATTTTGCGTGAGAACACAAGTTCTTATTTTTTCTCCTATCTTATAATTTTTCCCACCACCATGTCCCCTGATGGCCTTTGCGAACAGTCTCTTCAGGGGATGAGAGCGAATGCAAAAAAGCATTGAAAATTTTCCtcccatttcatttttttcccatcTTTGTGCCTCTTTACTGCCTAAAAATCTTCAGAACCCCCATGCAGACATGACATCATAGGCCTATAGTTTAATTTCACCTGCATAATATCTTAAAGGATCCGCCAAGAAAAAATATTCCATTACAATGTAGGCTACAAAACAATCAGAATCAGTCCTCTGAGGTATTGTTTACTACAATCAATAACTGAGGGGCTAGACAGCAAAAATTAGGAAATATCTGACCGCTGAATGTCGCAATTGACCAATCAAATTCAAGAACTGGGTAATATTGACTCAAATAAAACGTGTGTATTAGGTTTCATTCACGTGTCAGTGTTATCTGCCATTAGCTGTCCTTCTCTTGCCATGTAAtggtaaaaaaaacataaaaatacacaaCCAGCACTGGTCTGATATTTGTACAACTTAATGACTTTTATATTTCAGGCATTCCCTCACCTGTGAAAACCGTCCCGTCGTGTGTCAGGAGTGCCGCCCCGACTCGGAACTTGCTGTAGGGGCAGTAGGCAAACTTCTTGGCCTCTAGAGACTTCCGAATCAACTCTTTTATTTCCAACAAGTGCCCATTCAACCCATTAATAAGCTCATGTCTCATCTTTTGGTCTCCCATGTTGCTATGCTGTGTATGTATAGTCTTTCTGTGGCTCAGCAGACTTGATTGTGAGTTTGTTTTCCCAGATCCGACATCCAATCCCCTTTTCCCAGATTTCCCACCTCCCTGATTTTCTGTGTTTGATGTGTGTGATGCTGTCATGCTGAAATGTTATGTAATTTCCACTGAGAGTCGACAGCAACCTTTCCCTTAGCCACACCGAGAGACAGTGAGGATGAGGTATAAAGGTCACTGCGCAATAATACAGTGACATTCCCAATGGAATAACGATGAAAAAGCATTGGCTTTTTACAACAGACTGCAGGAGATAAATAGGCCAACAGTGATAGTAAGCTGAGAAAAtacttgatttatttattttatggttCCCTGCCttgaaataacatttaaaaatagaataaaaagaATTTAAGTAACCATTTAAGTTTG encodes the following:
- the cdab gene encoding cytidine deaminase b codes for the protein MGDQKMRHELINGLNGHLLEIKELIRKSLEAKKFAYCPYSKFRVGAALLTHDGTVFTGCNVENACFNLGICAERIAISKAVSEGYRDFKAIAIASDMCEHFISPCGGCRQFMREFGANWDVYLSKPDGSYVEMTVEELLPASFGPEDLRMKKVNIRNEF